The Synechococcus sp. WH 8101 sequence TGCAACAACTGTTATCGATTCTGACCGGCGAATTTGCACAACTTACAGGGGCACTTGTTCTGGCCACAGGAGCTGGACTGGCAATTGCAGGGGGCAGTGGAATTGAACTGGGCACCATGATTGCTGCCATGTTTTTTGTGTGGCGGGTCTTTCGTCCGATTCAAATGGGCTATCAGGCTTTGAGTCGTTGGACGCAGATTAAGCCAAGTTTGGATCAGCTCAATCGTTTGATGGCTGCAACCGATGTGGAGCCGAGCTCCTCCCTTACAGCGCGCTGGGTGCTGCCCATGCCTAGTGGTGCTGTGGAGCTCAGCAATGTCACCCTCCGTTTGAACTCTTTGCAGGATCCTGCGCTCACTCAGGTGAATCTCAGCATTGAGGCTGGCAAGTTGGTTGTGTTGAGTGGACCAGAAGGCTCTGGCACATCCACGCTGCTTCGGGTGATCGATTCTCAAATTCAGCCTGGTAGTGGTGTTGTTCGCTTTGACGGTGCTGATTCCCGGCAGTTTCCTCTGACACAGCTTCGTGAAGCGATCGACTTCTTACCTGAGCAGCCAGGACTTTTCAGTGCCACACTGCGAGAAAATATGCTGATCGTCGACCCCTTCATCGCCGACTCTGCAATTGAAGAAGCCCTCCTGGCAATGGGCCTGAGTGAACTGCTTGAGGCTCGCGGTTTGGATCGACTTGTTAGTGGACAGGGTGCGCATGCCCTGCCGTCTCATCAGGCACAGGCGATTGCAATCGCACGTTTGTTCCTGAGCCCTCAGGCGATCCTCTTAATGGATCATCCATTCCGGCATTTAGATATCAATGGAAGTCGTTCATTGCTGAATCTACTCAAGCAACGGAAAGGCAAGGGAACCACTCTTGTTGTCTCGGATGAACCTCAGCTTCTTGAGATTGCCGATCAGTTGGTTTTGATGAAGGCTGGCACTGTCAGCTTCTCTGGTACCCCTCAGGAGCTATTGGAAGCCCAGAAGAAAGCAGCGATGCAACAAGCTGCGTTGGCCGCGTTGGGAGGTTCTCCACCGTCCGAATAAATAGTCGCTTTCAAATCCCACATTCCCCTTTTTGTAATGTCTCTTTCCTCACCCAATTCCACCAGTTCTGGCAAGTTGAATCCGCCTGATCCACCTGATGCCCAGGAGCTTTCGCTTTGGCAGATGCGGGCCGACGAGGCTGACAGAGCTTTCGGTCACGGTCGCCGAGCCGAGGCTTTATCCCTCGAGGCCGGCCAGGTTCCCCCTAACCTCAGCCGTTGGCTTCTCGGTAGCACGGCCATCCTGGCGGGTTCCATCGTCGTGTCTGCCCTTGTTCCGATTCAGGATTATGTGATTGCATCCGGAGAAATTGAACCTGCAGGTGATATTCAGAAGGTGCAGCATCTTGAGGGTGGCATAATTCGTGCCCAGCTTGTTGAGGAGGGGGAGCGGGTTCGCAGGGGTGAAGTCCTTCTTCAGCTCAATGAGGGGGAAATCGGTTCACAAGAGCAACAGACAGCGACTCGAATTACCAACCTCACGCTAGAACAGCGTGAACTGCGTAAGGCTCTCGGGGAGGAGGCGATCAACAGCACGCAACGGACACCCGCGAAGCCGTCTGCTGAAGTGGAGAAGGCTTTTGCAGATCTTCTGAATCAAAAGTCACAGGATATTCAGCGTCAGATCAAGATTGCTGACCAGCGTCTCGCCACACTCAAGGCCAAGCGTAAGGAGTATCTCGACGAAGTTGCTTTGCTTAAGCAACAAACTAAGGCTTATGAGGCTTTAGATAAGGCCGGTGCTATTGCTCATAATGATGTTTTGGAGGCGGAACGTCGTATTGCATCCACAGAAACGCTTCTGGCAGAGCTTGATGGCACGATTCAGGAGACTGAAACTCAGCGCTTTGAGCTGCGAGCAAAGCTACGCACAGACATTCTTGAGCAGTTGGCCGATGTCACCAGTGAAAAAGCCGAACTACAGAGTGTTCTTGGCCAGCAGTTGGATGAATTAGAGCGATTACAGGTTCGATCACCCGTTGATGGGATTGTGAAAAGCTATGTCGTCAAGACAGTTGGCGGAGTGATTGCGCCTGGCTCTGTTGTCGCTGAGGTGGTTCCCGTGGGCGACGATCTGGAGGGTTTCTTGAGAGTTAAACCAGCTGACATCGGTAATGTGTCGGTTGGTCAGCGGGTGGAGCTGAAGGTTCAGGCCTATGACTACAGCCGCTATGGAACGATCTCCGGGAAGGTGAAGTCGATTT is a genomic window containing:
- a CDS encoding HlyD family type I secretion periplasmic adaptor subunit, with the translated sequence MSLSSPNSTSSGKLNPPDPPDAQELSLWQMRADEADRAFGHGRRAEALSLEAGQVPPNLSRWLLGSTAILAGSIVVSALVPIQDYVIASGEIEPAGDIQKVQHLEGGIIRAQLVEEGERVRRGEVLLQLNEGEIGSQEQQTATRITNLTLEQRELRKALGEEAINSTQRTPAKPSAEVEKAFADLLNQKSQDIQRQIKIADQRLATLKAKRKEYLDEVALLKQQTKAYEALDKAGAIAHNDVLEAERRIASTETLLAELDGTIQETETQRFELRAKLRTDILEQLADVTSEKAELQSVLGQQLDELERLQVRSPVDGIVKSYVVKTVGGVIAPGSVVAEVVPVGDDLEGFLRVKPADIGNVSVGQRVELKVQAYDYSRYGTISGKVKSISAGTFQDEKTGQPYYKVRAVLDRDYAGKVKGKNLLVPGMTLTADILTDRTNLLMYLLGPIRRGFGDAFREEGG